Proteins from a single region of Runella sp. SP2:
- a CDS encoding DUF2490 domain-containing protein — protein MKYNVSDKWSVFGEAQLRSLLFYNNFHYYEYKGGVTYKIHPNAMLTLGAGSYQTYAEGGNFVLPKNNDEFRIWPQIVVNQSLGKLKVEQRYRAELRFTINGYRNRFRYRLGLAYPFGKEKNGYKPFQISLSNELFFTDREPYFERNRVQVALNLKPSKSTVLQVGYLHQLDYKINDETGRDFLQIGYFIEIN, from the coding sequence GTGAAGTACAATGTAAGCGATAAATGGAGTGTATTTGGAGAGGCCCAGCTACGGTCTTTGCTGTTTTATAATAACTTCCATTACTACGAATACAAGGGTGGGGTTACTTATAAAATTCATCCCAATGCAATGCTGACATTGGGGGCGGGTAGTTATCAAACCTACGCAGAAGGGGGCAACTTTGTGTTGCCAAAAAACAATGATGAGTTCCGAATTTGGCCCCAAATAGTTGTCAATCAATCATTGGGAAAGCTAAAAGTAGAACAGCGGTACCGTGCTGAACTAAGATTTACCATCAATGGGTACCGTAATCGATTCAGGTACAGATTGGGGCTGGCTTATCCGTTTGGAAAAGAAAAAAATGGCTACAAACCTTTCCAAATTAGCTTGAGCAATGAACTGTTTTTTACCGATAGAGAACCCTATTTTGAAAGAAACCGAGTGCAGGTTGCGCTCAATCTAAAGCCGTCCAAATCTACAGTCCTACAAGTTGGCTATTTACACCAACTTGATTACAAAATAAACGATGAAACTGGTCGTGATTTTTTGCAGATTGGGTATTTTATTGAGATAAACTAA
- a CDS encoding Rpn family recombination-promoting nuclease/putative transposase has product MKRDDSLWKAILEDVFDDFLRFFFEKADEVFDFGRPFEFLDKELEQLFPVNSDDFSPKYVDKLVKVFTKAGEEQWVLVHVEVQGSSDRAFAKRMFQYFYRIYDKYDHPIIAFAILTDRNKSFQPRYFEEKFMGTSLRYDFNRYKILEQNELELAKSDNPFAMVVLTALTALKSGKISESELLEQKIGVLKRLVSNNFGRAKIEALMGFLKLYVRFGNPENDVKFDRSLEQLLNKPKETMGIVEFVLDRERRLSEQRGEKKGKEAQKLAFVVKMIKSTDFDDAQIASLADVTLDVVKKMRLAHK; this is encoded by the coding sequence ATGAAACGTGATGACAGTCTATGGAAAGCAATATTAGAAGATGTATTTGATGATTTTCTCCGTTTTTTCTTTGAAAAAGCAGACGAAGTATTTGATTTTGGCAGACCATTTGAGTTTTTAGACAAAGAACTAGAACAACTTTTTCCTGTCAATTCAGATGATTTTTCTCCAAAATATGTCGATAAGCTTGTAAAGGTTTTTACAAAAGCTGGGGAAGAACAGTGGGTGTTGGTTCACGTTGAAGTGCAAGGAAGTAGTGATAGGGCGTTTGCCAAAAGAATGTTTCAATATTTTTACCGAATTTACGATAAGTATGATCATCCAATTATCGCTTTCGCAATTCTGACAGACCGTAACAAAAGCTTTCAACCTAGGTATTTTGAAGAAAAATTTATGGGTACCTCGCTCCGCTATGATTTTAACAGGTATAAAATTTTAGAGCAAAATGAGTTAGAACTTGCAAAGAGCGACAACCCGTTTGCAATGGTAGTTCTAACCGCGTTAACGGCGCTAAAAAGCGGTAAAATATCAGAAAGTGAGCTTTTAGAGCAGAAGATAGGGGTGCTTAAACGTTTGGTGTCAAACAACTTTGGAAGAGCTAAGATAGAAGCATTGATGGGCTTTCTAAAATTATACGTACGCTTTGGGAATCCTGAAAATGATGTTAAATTTGATAGGTCATTGGAGCAATTATTAAATAAACCAAAAGAGACAATGGGAATTGTTGAGTTTGTATTAGATAGAGAACGGCGTCTCAGTGAGCAAAGAGGTGAAAAAAAAGGAAAAGAGGCTCAAAAGTTGGCTTTTGTGGTTAAAATGATAAAATCTACCGATTTTGATGATGCTCAAATCGCAAGTTTGGCCGACGTGACTCTGGATGTTGTTAAAAAAATGCGATTAGCGCATAAATAA
- the mfd gene encoding transcription-repair coupling factor, which produces MLSTHDFLQLYANDSLVQVIVNQISSSQQHIQLKGLAGSLDAVIGAAVHQSLPRLCLFVASDREEAAYLQNDLQNLLGKEVLYYPTSYKRPYHYEEIENANVLMRAEILNKLNVAVPDNFLVVTYPEALFEKVINKRSLLTNTFTVRVGERLDAQFLREFLLGYDFEITDFVFEAGQFSVRGGIIDVFSYASEFPYRIELFGDEVESIRSFNPDSQLSVESVKHVNIIPDIQNKLTLETRESFLSFLPTNALLWFKDVELTLEVIEECFEKAENALTGVKSGDIQLVSDPNEIFETRRGFLNQIKTFKTIEFGRRFYGPFSPKSETNNASSRETWGAKPQPSFNKDFKRLIDDLSERQHQGYTNVIVAESAKQLERLEKIVNELDPYVKFRPMNISLREGYIDDQLKVICYTDHQIFSRFHKYHVKEKFSKSKALTLKELKSLKTGDFVTHVDYGIGRFAGLEKVDVGGRDQEAIRLIYRDNDILFVSIHSLHKIAKYTGKEGGVVTMSKLGSPEWENKKSKVKRQLKDIAQELIGLYAKRRNAQGFAFTKDTYLQAELESSFLYEDTPDQAKSTADVKEDMEKPHPMDRLVCGDVGFGKTEIAIRAAFKAVTDSKQVAVLVPTTILAMQHYKTFSERLADFPARVEYINRFKSEKQIKEILKEVEAGKIDILVGTHRIVNKDIKFKDLGLLIIDEEQKFGVKVKDRLKEMRVNIDVLTLTATPIPRTLHFSLMGARDLSVIATPPPNRQPVTTEVQVFSEIFIRDAVSYELNRGGQVFFVHNRVNDIESIANLILRLVPEARIGVAHGQMEGDKLEKVMMRFIEGEYDILVSTNIIESGIDIPNANTIIINSAHYFGMSDLHQMRGRVGRSNRKAFCYLLTPPISHLTTDARKRLQTLEEFSELGDGFKVAMRDLDIRGAGNLLGAEQSGFVNDLGYEMYHKILDEAVQELKQTTFKDLFDLGEAVQAIQVDCQIETDLSILIPDYYVKNISERLSLYTRLDNLKSEEELSAFGDEVADRFGPLPEEVTWLIEMVRIRWMAEALFMDKLTLKNNTLKGYIISTGNDSFFQSPKFGHILSHIQRNPKRFALKDLKNKLLLTCSDVRSLPELRKVLEELTVK; this is translated from the coding sequence ATGCTTTCAACCCACGATTTTCTTCAGCTATACGCCAACGACAGCCTCGTTCAAGTGATTGTAAATCAAATATCAAGCTCGCAGCAGCACATTCAGCTCAAAGGGCTTGCGGGTAGTTTGGATGCCGTCATAGGGGCGGCAGTTCATCAAAGTTTGCCTCGATTGTGCCTATTTGTAGCCAGCGACCGCGAAGAGGCCGCTTACCTACAAAACGACTTGCAAAATTTACTTGGCAAAGAAGTTTTGTATTACCCAACCTCCTACAAACGACCTTACCATTACGAGGAAATTGAAAATGCCAATGTGCTCATGCGCGCTGAGATTTTGAATAAACTCAACGTGGCCGTACCTGATAATTTTTTGGTAGTGACTTACCCTGAGGCACTTTTTGAAAAAGTAATCAACAAACGATCGTTGCTTACCAATACCTTCACTGTAAGAGTTGGCGAGCGGTTAGATGCGCAGTTTTTGCGCGAATTTTTGTTGGGATACGACTTCGAAATAACTGATTTTGTGTTTGAAGCGGGTCAGTTTTCGGTGCGAGGGGGGATTATTGACGTGTTTTCTTATGCCAGTGAATTTCCTTATCGAATCGAATTATTTGGGGATGAAGTAGAAAGCATCCGTTCCTTTAATCCTGATTCTCAACTGTCGGTAGAGTCCGTTAAACACGTCAACATCATTCCTGATATTCAAAATAAATTGACGCTCGAAACCCGTGAGTCGTTTTTGAGTTTTCTTCCAACCAATGCCCTTTTGTGGTTTAAAGACGTAGAGTTGACCCTTGAGGTGATTGAAGAATGTTTTGAAAAGGCCGAAAATGCTTTGACAGGGGTTAAAAGTGGCGATATTCAATTGGTATCTGATCCGAATGAGATTTTTGAAACGCGTCGTGGATTTTTGAACCAAATAAAAACTTTCAAAACGATTGAGTTTGGAAGGCGTTTTTATGGCCCATTTAGCCCCAAAAGTGAAACAAACAATGCTTCGTCTCGAGAAACATGGGGAGCAAAGCCGCAGCCTTCTTTTAACAAAGATTTCAAACGATTGATTGATGATTTGTCTGAACGCCAGCACCAAGGTTACACCAACGTGATTGTGGCGGAATCGGCCAAGCAATTGGAACGTTTGGAGAAAATAGTGAATGAGCTCGACCCGTATGTGAAGTTTCGGCCGATGAATATTTCGCTTCGAGAGGGGTACATCGACGATCAACTCAAGGTGATTTGTTATACCGATCACCAAATATTTTCACGCTTCCACAAATACCACGTCAAGGAGAAATTTAGTAAGTCCAAAGCCTTGACGTTGAAGGAGTTGAAGTCGTTGAAGACGGGTGATTTTGTAACCCACGTGGACTATGGCATTGGGCGTTTTGCGGGTTTGGAAAAGGTAGATGTAGGCGGTCGCGACCAAGAAGCCATTCGTCTCATTTATCGCGACAATGACATTTTGTTTGTCAGCATCCACAGTTTGCACAAAATCGCGAAATACACAGGAAAGGAAGGCGGCGTAGTGACCATGAGTAAATTGGGCTCGCCAGAGTGGGAAAACAAAAAATCGAAAGTAAAACGACAACTCAAGGACATTGCCCAGGAGTTGATTGGACTTTATGCCAAACGCCGAAATGCCCAGGGTTTTGCATTTACCAAAGATACCTACCTACAAGCCGAACTCGAATCGTCGTTTTTGTACGAAGATACGCCTGACCAAGCCAAGTCAACGGCGGATGTGAAAGAGGACATGGAAAAACCGCACCCAATGGATCGTTTGGTTTGCGGGGATGTTGGTTTTGGGAAAACAGAAATTGCCATTCGGGCGGCGTTTAAGGCCGTAACCGACAGCAAACAAGTGGCAGTGTTGGTGCCAACGACGATTTTGGCCATGCAACATTACAAGACTTTTAGCGAACGTTTGGCTGATTTTCCTGCGCGGGTGGAATACATCAACCGTTTCAAATCTGAAAAGCAAATCAAGGAAATTTTGAAAGAGGTGGAAGCGGGCAAAATTGATATTTTGGTAGGTACGCACCGCATCGTTAACAAAGACATCAAGTTCAAAGATTTGGGCCTGTTGATTATTGATGAAGAACAAAAGTTTGGGGTGAAGGTCAAAGACCGTTTAAAAGAAATGCGCGTCAATATCGACGTGCTGACCCTGACGGCAACCCCTATTCCGCGAACGCTTCACTTTTCACTCATGGGAGCCCGCGACTTGTCGGTGATTGCAACGCCTCCACCAAACCGTCAGCCCGTAACGACTGAGGTGCAGGTGTTTAGCGAGATATTTATTCGTGATGCGGTGAGTTATGAGCTTAACCGTGGTGGACAGGTCTTCTTTGTCCATAATCGTGTCAACGACATTGAGTCAATTGCCAACTTGATTTTGCGCTTGGTACCTGAGGCGCGTATTGGGGTTGCGCACGGCCAAATGGAAGGCGATAAACTGGAGAAGGTGATGATGCGCTTCATCGAGGGCGAATACGATATTTTAGTCAGTACAAACATCATCGAATCAGGGATTGATATACCAAATGCCAATACCATCATCATCAATTCAGCCCATTATTTTGGGATGTCAGACCTTCACCAAATGCGGGGTAGGGTAGGGCGTTCCAACCGAAAAGCATTTTGTTATTTGTTGACGCCGCCCATTTCCCACTTGACTACCGATGCCCGCAAGCGACTTCAAACGTTGGAAGAGTTTTCGGAGCTAGGCGATGGCTTCAAAGTAGCGATGCGTGACCTTGATATTCGGGGGGCGGGAAATTTATTGGGCGCCGAACAAAGTGGTTTTGTCAATGACCTTGGGTATGAAATGTACCATAAGATTTTGGACGAAGCCGTGCAAGAATTAAAACAGACTACGTTCAAGGATTTGTTCGATTTGGGTGAGGCGGTGCAGGCCATTCAGGTCGATTGCCAGATTGAAACCGACTTGTCGATTTTGATTCCAGATTATTACGTAAAAAATATTTCGGAACGTTTGTCGTTATATACTCGTCTGGACAACCTCAAGAGTGAAGAAGAATTGAGCGCTTTTGGTGATGAGGTTGCAGATCGCTTCGGTCCTTTACCTGAGGAAGTAACGTGGTTGATTGAGATGGTGAGAATCAGGTGGATGGCCGAAGCGCTTTTTATGGATAAGTTGACCCTCAAAAATAATACGCTCAAAGGCTACATTATTTCAACTGGCAATGATTCATTCTTCCAGTCTCCAAAATTTGGGCATATCCTCAGTCATATCCAACGCAATCCCAAGCGTTTTGCGCTCAAAGACCTTAAAAACAAATTGCTGCTTACTTGCTCCGACGTTAGGAGCTTGCCTGAGCTACGCAAGGTCTTGGAAGAACTGACGGTGAAGTAA
- a CDS encoding MBL fold metallo-hydrolase has translation MALIHAFQKDEALLVDIRKSQSNPSGFRTWWLGQSGFLIQWQGKHLLFDPYLSDSLSIKYAQTDKPHVRMSERVIAPELLEGIDIVTSSHNHTDHLDAETLLPIFGQNPSIQMVIPEANRVFVCQRLGCSTAWPKGVNDGESLEIKGFTLHGIPAAHNTVERDDQGRCKFMGLVVEFGPYRVYHSGDTLWFDGLAELLAPYQVDIAFLPINGNKPERRVAGNLNAEEAARLGKEIGAKLVIPHHYHLFEFNTAEPSEFEHFARLYQTPYKVLQLGEGIEIE, from the coding sequence ATGGCCCTCATTCATGCGTTTCAAAAGGACGAAGCACTACTTGTTGATATTAGAAAAAGTCAATCAAACCCTTCAGGTTTTCGGACATGGTGGCTGGGACAAAGTGGTTTTTTGATTCAATGGCAAGGGAAGCATTTATTGTTTGACCCCTATTTGTCCGATTCGTTAAGCATCAAGTACGCCCAAACCGACAAACCCCACGTTCGTATGAGTGAACGGGTGATTGCGCCTGAATTGCTTGAAGGTATCGACATCGTCACGTCGTCGCACAACCATACCGACCACCTCGATGCCGAAACGCTTTTACCTATTTTTGGCCAAAACCCATCCATCCAAATGGTCATTCCTGAAGCTAATCGGGTATTTGTGTGTCAAAGATTAGGCTGTTCTACCGCTTGGCCAAAAGGAGTAAACGACGGAGAAAGCCTTGAAATAAAAGGCTTTACACTGCATGGCATCCCTGCCGCCCACAATACGGTTGAGCGGGATGACCAAGGCCGCTGCAAATTCATGGGCTTGGTGGTTGAATTTGGCCCCTATCGGGTGTATCATTCGGGCGATACCCTTTGGTTCGATGGTTTGGCCGAACTTCTGGCGCCTTACCAAGTTGACATAGCATTTTTGCCTATCAACGGCAACAAGCCTGAGCGGCGGGTAGCAGGCAACCTCAATGCCGAAGAAGCAGCCCGACTTGGGAAGGAGATTGGGGCAAAACTGGTTATTCCCCACCATTACCATCTGTTTGAATTTAATACAGCCGAACCAAGTGAATTTGAACACTTTGCTCGGCTGTATCAGACGCCTTATAAAGTTTTACAATTGGGAGAAGGCATTGAAATTGAATAA
- a CDS encoding OmpA family protein, with product MTKITCWLYCFLGFVGLCRAQEVQWASKLQGFSSEYIKESTGKEYRAVQALGYPNSIPPFGETACAWSPYNADSNVEEWIKVGFERPQKARQIVIVENFNQGCITKVFAYDAAGKEVSVLDNGMPVLSDVGRVLSLNMPDTTFEVSSVKVVLNPIRVKGYNQIDAIGLNASAKPFDLKINVYKDAPKEIIKENLGVGVNSKAQEVAPVISPDGKTIFFTRGKFEKNIGGAENQDVWFSTRQGELWGEAQNMGNPINNADNNAIVSISPDGKTLYLMNVYRPDGTMTFGLSKSTRSKSGWSMPVECKIEDIYNLDKRNNTEFALSPKGNVLVMSVKRQDTNGDRDLYVSFLKSDGTWSKPLNMGSVINTADVESAPFIATDNKTLYFTSYGHAGYGGGDIFITRRLDESWTKWSQPENLGPAINTPQWDGFLSIPASGDYAYVSSMQNSMGGEDIFRFKVYSAIRPEPVAMISGSVLDADTKKPVTTEVVTNLLKDNSNVSKVEYDPETGEYKILLPVQESYRLSAVKDGFFPLDEIVDLSKDKRYRDIKRNILLVPIKEGKKITLNTVVFEQSKFELVPQSLPDLDRIAEMMNKYTNMEILVEGHTDNQGDFNLNMELSDNRVKEVKKYLMGKGIAETRIQIKGWGSTKPVASNEIEETRKKNRRVEFTILKV from the coding sequence ATGACCAAGATAACGTGTTGGTTGTACTGTTTTTTGGGTTTTGTGGGTCTTTGCCGCGCACAAGAGGTGCAGTGGGCCAGCAAGTTACAGGGTTTTTCTTCTGAATACATCAAAGAGTCAACGGGCAAAGAATACAGGGCGGTGCAAGCCTTGGGCTATCCCAATTCGATACCTCCTTTTGGCGAAACTGCCTGTGCATGGTCGCCCTACAATGCCGATTCTAATGTAGAAGAGTGGATAAAAGTTGGTTTCGAGCGCCCACAAAAAGCACGCCAAATAGTAATTGTCGAAAATTTTAATCAGGGTTGTATTACCAAAGTTTTTGCCTACGATGCTGCTGGAAAAGAGGTGTCAGTGCTTGACAATGGGATGCCCGTTCTGTCGGATGTAGGCCGTGTACTATCGCTTAACATGCCCGACACTACGTTTGAGGTTAGTTCAGTCAAAGTAGTCTTAAATCCGATTCGGGTAAAGGGTTACAATCAAATTGATGCCATTGGCTTAAACGCTTCTGCCAAGCCCTTTGATCTTAAAATCAATGTGTATAAAGATGCTCCCAAAGAAATCATTAAAGAGAACTTAGGCGTAGGGGTCAATTCTAAGGCCCAAGAAGTAGCACCAGTGATTTCGCCCGATGGGAAAACGATATTTTTTACAAGGGGGAAATTTGAGAAAAATATTGGCGGTGCAGAAAATCAAGATGTTTGGTTTTCAACCCGTCAAGGCGAACTGTGGGGGGAAGCTCAGAACATGGGAAATCCTATTAATAATGCCGACAACAATGCCATCGTAAGTATTTCTCCCGACGGAAAGACGTTGTACTTGATGAACGTCTATCGTCCAGATGGAACAATGACTTTTGGTTTATCGAAGTCAACCCGTTCAAAATCGGGATGGAGTATGCCAGTTGAGTGTAAAATTGAAGATATTTACAACCTTGATAAACGCAACAACACTGAGTTTGCCCTTTCCCCCAAAGGAAATGTATTGGTCATGTCGGTCAAGCGGCAAGATACCAACGGTGATCGCGATTTGTACGTGTCATTTTTAAAGAGCGACGGCACGTGGAGCAAACCCCTCAACATGGGAAGTGTCATTAATACTGCCGACGTAGAAAGTGCGCCTTTTATTGCTACTGATAACAAAACGCTCTACTTTACGTCCTACGGCCACGCGGGCTACGGCGGAGGCGACATTTTTATCACGCGCCGATTAGACGAAAGCTGGACGAAATGGTCGCAACCTGAGAACTTAGGGCCCGCTATCAATACACCTCAATGGGACGGTTTTTTGAGCATACCAGCTTCTGGTGACTATGCCTACGTGAGTTCAATGCAAAATTCCATGGGTGGTGAAGATATTTTTCGTTTCAAGGTATATTCCGCCATTCGTCCCGAACCCGTAGCCATGATTTCGGGGAGTGTGTTGGATGCTGATACCAAAAAACCTGTGACAACGGAAGTAGTGACAAACTTGCTGAAAGACAATTCAAACGTTTCGAAAGTTGAGTACGACCCCGAAACGGGGGAATATAAAATTTTGCTTCCAGTGCAAGAATCGTATCGACTGAGCGCGGTGAAAGATGGTTTTTTTCCATTGGACGAAATCGTTGATCTTTCCAAAGACAAACGCTACCGCGACATCAAACGGAATATTTTATTGGTTCCTATCAAAGAAGGAAAGAAGATTACGCTCAATACGGTGGTGTTTGAGCAAAGTAAATTTGAGCTTGTACCCCAGTCACTGCCCGATTTGGACCGCATCGCCGAAATGATGAATAAGTACACCAACATGGAAATTTTGGTGGAAGGTCATACCGACAACCAGGGCGATTTTAACCTTAACATGGAGCTGTCGGATAATCGAGTGAAAGAGGTCAAGAAATACTTAATGGGAAAAGGAATTGCCGAGACGCGCATCCAAATTAAAGGTTGGGGCTCCACCAAACCCGTCGCCAGTAACGAAATCGAAGAAACTCGTAAGAAAAACCGCCGAGTGGAGTTTACGATTCTGAAGGTCTGA
- a CDS encoding DUF4038 domain-containing protein, with amino-acid sequence MLLLLLATTTLFAQKKKRKSSSRKKKAPVTVVSQGIFPLKVSKNGRYLTDKHGRPFLLNADAGWNLLSKLKIEEAKVYLSARNAQQFNTVFVQLLPTEPDEANAYGQFPFASKGDFSNPNEKYFQYVEEVVRYAAHLQIVVALAPAWLGCCKTNWDEVQRKNGTDKCRLYGGYLGKRFNKFSNILWVMGGDRDPQQEEIVQRAMAEGIKAEAPHHLMTYHAASSHSSTDVAGKEAWLDFSMTYTYFRGKTGAWTMEMPQVYEASLKEHNKNPRKVFILGESQYEDEKDGNAQMIRRQAYWSLLSGGSGHCYGSSVADFGDDWRQKLQLRGAQDMELYYKIFSGLPWYLFRPDTTDEVLVEGRGTYGNDDYSVVSVLPNNRMAAIYIPTSRTLKVNVGKINGTNIRALWINPQTNKRFIGGYFKPQGIRELTPPTLDEDWLLLLGNVGRK; translated from the coding sequence ATGTTACTGTTGCTTCTTGCAACAACTACCCTCTTTGCCCAAAAGAAAAAAAGAAAATCGTCTTCTCGAAAAAAGAAGGCACCAGTGACCGTAGTGAGCCAAGGAATTTTTCCGTTGAAAGTCAGTAAAAATGGCCGTTATCTTACCGACAAACACGGTCGCCCCTTTTTACTAAATGCGGATGCGGGTTGGAATCTTCTTTCTAAACTTAAAATAGAAGAAGCAAAAGTGTATTTGTCGGCCCGAAATGCCCAGCAATTCAATACGGTTTTTGTTCAGTTGCTCCCAACCGAGCCCGACGAAGCGAATGCGTATGGGCAGTTTCCATTTGCGTCCAAAGGCGATTTTTCCAACCCAAACGAAAAGTATTTTCAATACGTAGAAGAGGTAGTTCGTTATGCGGCTCATTTGCAAATTGTGGTGGCGCTTGCACCCGCTTGGCTAGGCTGTTGTAAAACGAATTGGGATGAGGTACAACGAAAGAATGGCACCGACAAATGCCGCTTGTATGGGGGGTATTTGGGGAAACGCTTTAATAAATTTTCAAATATACTCTGGGTAATGGGCGGCGACCGTGACCCGCAACAGGAGGAAATAGTGCAGCGGGCAATGGCAGAGGGCATCAAAGCCGAAGCACCGCATCACCTGATGACTTACCACGCGGCAAGTTCACACTCCAGTACAGATGTGGCGGGAAAAGAGGCTTGGCTAGATTTTAGTATGACATATACTTACTTTCGGGGAAAAACTGGTGCGTGGACGATGGAAATGCCCCAGGTTTATGAAGCCTCGTTAAAAGAACATAACAAAAACCCCAGAAAGGTGTTTATTTTAGGTGAATCACAGTATGAAGATGAAAAAGATGGAAATGCTCAAATGATTCGTCGGCAGGCATATTGGTCGCTTTTAAGTGGTGGGAGTGGGCATTGTTACGGAAGCTCAGTCGCTGATTTTGGGGACGATTGGCGGCAAAAACTCCAACTACGAGGCGCACAGGATATGGAGCTGTATTACAAAATTTTTAGCGGATTGCCATGGTACTTGTTTCGACCCGATACCACCGATGAGGTTTTGGTTGAAGGGCGGGGTACGTACGGAAATGATGATTATAGTGTGGTGTCGGTATTGCCCAACAACCGAATGGCGGCCATTTATATACCCACAAGTAGGACATTAAAAGTGAATGTTGGCAAAATAAATGGTACAAATATTCGCGCTTTATGGATTAATCCCCAGACCAACAAACGCTTCATTGGTGGCTATTTTAAACCGCAGGGAATCAGGGAACTTACGCCACCTACCTTGGATGAAGATTGGCTATTGTTGCTGGGAAATGTAGGCCGCAAGTAA
- a CDS encoding metallophosphoesterase, giving the protein MSQPPKRELKEYVAVGHTEAENHFRTQQSQTQLSSNSFDTTRTLTEFLWHNVFGFAYHYLKSRFGKRHPYQSYPQGDDNGIFRMEEKNGLTQLALLSDWASDTPESDAVGAVVASHSPDYSIHLGDIYFVGTPSEVAANFTSPKASWPRGKWGSLALSGNHEMYSNGDAFFKYLLPTMGVREGDSVRIQKAGFFCLENDHWRVIGLDTGYTSVGRPFLEVLSPPDCHFRKEQLSWLREQVQLGNPADQRGIVFLSHHPPFSSFRKSFPEPAKQLSQLLGDAVRPVIWIWGHEHRMVVYHPKQLTNLTINGRCIGNGGMPSEIDEPKNNKEAIAFYDQRKRTTLRRIDVGFNGFAWLTFDREHLSMEYRDINDTLVYKEVIRVKEGKLEFLSIK; this is encoded by the coding sequence ATGTCACAACCACCCAAACGTGAACTAAAAGAGTATGTTGCCGTTGGTCATACCGAAGCCGAAAACCACTTCCGAACGCAACAGTCGCAGACCCAATTATCCTCCAATTCTTTCGATACTACCCGTACCCTAACGGAGTTTTTGTGGCACAATGTCTTTGGTTTTGCTTACCATTATCTTAAAAGCCGTTTTGGAAAGCGTCATCCCTACCAAAGCTATCCCCAGGGTGACGATAATGGCATTTTCCGAATGGAAGAAAAAAATGGCTTAACCCAACTTGCGTTGCTTTCAGATTGGGCATCAGATACCCCAGAATCCGACGCTGTGGGAGCAGTAGTGGCATCGCACTCACCTGACTATTCGATTCACTTGGGCGATATTTATTTTGTCGGTACACCCAGCGAAGTAGCTGCCAATTTTACGAGCCCCAAGGCATCTTGGCCACGCGGGAAATGGGGCAGTTTGGCCTTGTCGGGAAACCACGAAATGTATTCCAACGGGGACGCTTTTTTCAAGTATTTACTCCCCACGATGGGGGTTCGAGAAGGGGATTCGGTACGGATTCAGAAAGCGGGATTTTTTTGTTTGGAAAATGACCACTGGCGCGTTATTGGGCTAGATACGGGTTATACGTCGGTGGGGCGCCCGTTTTTAGAAGTGCTTTCACCCCCCGATTGTCATTTTCGAAAAGAACAACTTTCGTGGCTTCGCGAACAAGTGCAATTAGGAAACCCCGCCGACCAACGTGGTATCGTGTTTCTGAGTCATCATCCTCCTTTTTCTTCGTTTCGTAAGTCGTTTCCAGAGCCCGCCAAGCAGCTTTCCCAACTTTTGGGCGATGCCGTGCGTCCTGTTATATGGATATGGGGGCACGAGCACCGAATGGTGGTATATCATCCTAAACAACTCACCAACTTAACTATTAATGGTCGGTGTATTGGGAACGGAGGGATGCCTTCGGAAATTGATGAACCGAAAAATAACAAAGAGGCGATTGCCTTTTATGATCAGCGAAAACGTACTACATTACGGCGCATTGACGTCGGTTTCAACGGATTTGCCTGGCTAACTTTCGACCGAGAACATCTTTCTATGGAGTACCGTGACATTAACGATACGTTGGTTTACAAAGAGGTTATTCGGGTTAAAGAAGGTAAACTTGAGTTTTTGTCAATCAAATAA